One window from the genome of Polynucleobacter sp. MWH-Svant-W18 encodes:
- a CDS encoding MlaD family protein, whose translation MSANSNPNYFRLGVFVLAAIAVLIAVILIFGGGKIFQKSFMVETYIKQSVTGLDTGADVRFRGVKIGQVTLIGLSGDIYERDVPFNERRQYVVVRMQIYGDKVSPDQIQEFVANNLRARVKSMGITGVNYVEFDFVAPANLTPALVFNWKSEYPVIPSMPNQADEILSGLQKFISTLNGMDLDSTTQKFDQLLVNLNTIMAGDGKGNQGLAVSVQNMNVILGRLAKVTDNDELNVLMRELVGSMVALRQTITSMQGDTQYTIENLKQTSEQLNELTRIASQSPASLIWGEPPPKIVLPSNGTQGQTGASK comes from the coding sequence ATGAGCGCTAACTCAAATCCCAATTATTTTCGCTTAGGTGTTTTTGTGCTCGCAGCAATTGCCGTACTGATTGCTGTGATATTGATTTTTGGAGGGGGAAAAATCTTTCAAAAATCCTTCATGGTGGAAACCTATATCAAGCAATCGGTTACTGGTTTAGATACGGGTGCGGATGTGCGCTTTAGGGGCGTCAAAATTGGTCAGGTTACCTTGATTGGCTTATCGGGCGATATCTATGAAAGGGATGTTCCTTTCAATGAGCGTCGCCAATACGTCGTTGTGCGGATGCAAATTTATGGTGATAAGGTGAGCCCAGACCAAATCCAAGAGTTTGTTGCGAATAATTTGCGCGCCAGGGTAAAGTCCATGGGTATTACGGGCGTGAACTATGTCGAGTTTGATTTCGTGGCTCCCGCAAACCTCACGCCAGCGCTGGTATTCAATTGGAAGTCTGAGTATCCAGTGATTCCCTCAATGCCCAATCAGGCGGATGAAATTCTCTCTGGCCTCCAGAAGTTTATTTCCACACTCAATGGTATGGATCTTGATAGCACCACTCAAAAGTTTGATCAACTCCTAGTTAATCTGAATACCATCATGGCTGGAGATGGCAAGGGTAATCAAGGTTTAGCGGTTTCTGTTCAGAATATGAATGTCATTCTCGGCCGCCTTGCGAAAGTTACTGATAATGATGAGTTGAATGTATTGATGCGAGAGTTGGTGGGTTCGATGGTGGCATTACGTCAAACGATTACCAGTATGCAGGGCGATACTCAATATACGATCGAGAACCTCAAGCAAACCAGCGAGCAGCTCAACGAACTGACCCGGATTGCTAGCCAGTCACCTGCAAGCTTGATTTGGGGTGAGCCACCTCCCAAGATCGTACTTCCTTCGAACGGTACCCAAGGACAGACAGGAGCATCTAAATGA
- a CDS encoding ABC transporter permease, with amino-acid sequence MMPMTPDSSTEKTSIAKWEQSNSENAKVVITGRVDVYTLAGVWTQIRQQQDAWLKTAGQHNLIFDATAISSFDGAGIAFLIDLEKMQQAAGGTFSIVGLDPRYQPLLKEFDPIANLFPVPVVKPQRSFVVSTGMAAQNLIDDTRGLVSFTGHLAADLFWSLRHPNDVRWGDFVNAAVQAGIAALPIVGLVAFLIGVILSFQAAIGMQQFGAVSFVGPLAALGIVREMGPLITAILLAGRSSAAFAAEIGTMTVNSEVDALVTGGLSPIRFLVVPRVLAGILVAPILTLYADIVSVIASMFTMLIYGIPFVNFYNGMLSAVTVEDVCSGLIKATLFGIVISAMGCLRGMQTGTGAAAVGISATRAVVSSIVMIVLVDGIFAFISYKTGF; translated from the coding sequence ATGATGCCAATGACTCCTGACTCTTCTACTGAAAAAACTTCGATAGCGAAGTGGGAGCAGTCCAACTCTGAAAATGCAAAAGTGGTCATTACCGGCAGAGTGGATGTCTACACCCTTGCAGGTGTCTGGACCCAGATTCGTCAACAACAAGATGCGTGGTTAAAGACTGCTGGTCAACACAATCTCATTTTTGATGCCACAGCCATCTCTTCATTTGATGGTGCCGGTATTGCATTTCTGATCGATCTTGAAAAAATGCAGCAAGCTGCTGGTGGAACATTTTCGATTGTCGGTTTAGATCCTCGTTATCAACCTCTGCTAAAAGAGTTTGATCCTATTGCGAATTTGTTCCCGGTACCGGTAGTGAAACCTCAAAGAAGTTTTGTGGTGAGTACTGGCATGGCAGCGCAGAACTTAATTGATGACACGCGGGGCTTGGTCTCATTTACTGGTCACCTTGCAGCAGATCTTTTTTGGTCTTTGCGACACCCAAACGATGTGCGTTGGGGTGATTTCGTCAATGCCGCTGTTCAAGCAGGTATTGCAGCCTTGCCAATTGTGGGACTGGTTGCTTTCCTCATTGGCGTGATTCTCTCTTTCCAGGCTGCTATCGGCATGCAGCAATTTGGCGCCGTTTCCTTTGTGGGCCCATTGGCCGCGTTGGGAATTGTGCGAGAGATGGGGCCTTTGATTACCGCCATCTTGCTTGCTGGTCGATCCTCTGCGGCTTTTGCGGCAGAGATTGGCACCATGACAGTCAATAGTGAGGTTGATGCTTTGGTAACCGGAGGATTAAGCCCGATCCGTTTTCTGGTCGTGCCAAGAGTGCTGGCTGGCATTTTGGTGGCACCGATTTTGACTTTGTATGCCGACATCGTAAGCGTAATTGCTTCCATGTTCACCATGTTGATTTACGGGATTCCTTTTGTAAATTTCTATAACGGTATGTTGTCCGCAGTGACTGTGGAAGATGTCTGTTCAGGTCTTATTAAAGCCACGCTGTTTGGTATTGTCATTTCAGCAATGGGCTGCTTGCGTGGTATGCAGACAGGCACCGGCGCAGCTGCGGTGGGTATCTCCGCAACGCGTGCGGTAGTGAGCAGTATCGTGATGATTGTTTTGGTTGACGGTATTTTCGCCTTTATTTCTTACAAGACTGGCTTCTAA
- a CDS encoding ABC transporter permease, which translates to MRQSLSSFCRGLRQELRSSELISLLLAVTLSVAALSSVSFLADRMQRAFQYDARQLLAADLLIAADQPIPETFIEQAHSKQLQIAQTVVFPSMATVGQQSKLASLKAVSPQYPLRGALQVQGLADGSPLTPLISSPPSGSVWVDPAMLGSMQAALGDQMQLGQKSFVIAGVLERELDRGAGFMNFAPRVMMSLADLSATELLGPGSRATYRLLLAGRDDQIAAYEQWAKAAIESQNLRGIRIEALDNAQPVLRKTLERAERFLSLIAVLTAMVASVAIALSARRYAIKQADSCAVLKCFGATSGWILQKQVLNIVFLGIVSAGLGSALGYLVQLILTSLLGNLILTNLPGISMWPVLWSSLLALFLLLGFAGPPLMALVKVSPIRLIRKEFNSINASSFWVGICGLGTCAALVAIAAQDWKLALWAGFSFGGAILVFLSCAYLVLNALASIQTQRFSIHFAITAQSRRMGFAVMQITALGIALMALLMILLLRQDLLSAWQGNIPPDAPNRFMINVQDEQKSAITQSLVAAGISKPDFYPMVRGRLIAINKREVSSADFKEDNAKRLVDREFNLSYTEQLPPGNRITAGQWISGDSPQISMETGIAKTLNLKMGDQLTFEVAGEQITAPITSLRKLDWSSMRVNFFVIMPPAQLNALPQSWITSYYQTPDQAVLDFQISQSFPNLTVVDVSTSLRQIQDVLNKLSAALGLLFSFTIAAAVLVLISAMAATQDDRYRNAAVLKAIGASRQTLASIACFELLVIGITAGALAGLFSGIAAWALGHFVLEIEFHAFFQALALGITFGVLACLLAGYRFGQKIQAATAMECLREGY; encoded by the coding sequence GTGAGACAGTCACTATCAAGCTTCTGCAGAGGTTTAAGACAAGAGCTGCGCTCTAGTGAGTTAATCAGCTTATTACTTGCAGTCACGCTCTCGGTCGCAGCCTTATCCAGTGTTTCTTTTTTGGCTGACCGCATGCAAAGGGCATTTCAGTACGATGCCCGTCAGTTATTGGCGGCCGATTTATTAATCGCTGCCGATCAACCGATTCCAGAGACATTCATTGAGCAGGCGCACAGCAAGCAATTGCAGATAGCGCAAACAGTAGTCTTCCCCAGTATGGCTACGGTAGGGCAGCAGAGCAAGCTTGCCTCTCTGAAGGCAGTGAGTCCTCAATATCCCTTGCGCGGAGCACTTCAAGTTCAAGGTCTTGCTGACGGCTCTCCATTAACACCGTTAATCTCTAGCCCACCCAGTGGATCCGTATGGGTTGATCCAGCCATGCTGGGTAGCATGCAAGCAGCGCTGGGTGATCAGATGCAGCTTGGTCAAAAATCATTTGTGATTGCAGGCGTATTAGAGCGTGAGTTAGATCGTGGTGCTGGCTTTATGAACTTTGCGCCTCGAGTGATGATGTCCTTAGCCGATTTATCTGCAACAGAATTACTTGGTCCGGGAAGTCGGGCGACCTATCGATTATTGCTCGCGGGTCGAGATGATCAAATCGCTGCTTATGAACAATGGGCAAAAGCAGCCATTGAGTCGCAAAACTTGCGAGGTATACGTATTGAGGCGCTTGATAATGCCCAGCCCGTATTGCGTAAAACTCTAGAGCGGGCAGAGCGCTTTCTATCCTTGATCGCGGTATTAACAGCCATGGTTGCATCCGTAGCGATTGCGCTATCTGCACGTCGCTATGCCATCAAGCAAGCAGACAGCTGTGCCGTTCTGAAATGTTTTGGCGCTACCTCAGGATGGATTCTTCAAAAACAAGTTTTGAATATTGTGTTTTTGGGGATTGTCTCTGCTGGATTGGGCTCGGCTCTAGGCTACCTTGTTCAGTTGATATTGACTTCATTGCTGGGCAATTTGATTTTGACGAACCTGCCTGGTATCTCCATGTGGCCAGTACTGTGGAGTTCACTCTTGGCACTATTCTTGTTGCTTGGCTTTGCAGGACCGCCTTTAATGGCCCTGGTAAAAGTGTCACCGATACGTTTAATCCGTAAAGAATTCAATAGCATCAATGCATCTTCATTTTGGGTGGGCATTTGTGGTCTGGGCACCTGTGCTGCATTAGTAGCCATCGCTGCGCAAGATTGGAAGTTGGCTCTCTGGGCTGGATTCAGTTTTGGCGGAGCAATTCTGGTATTTCTAAGCTGCGCATACTTGGTATTAAACGCCTTGGCAAGTATCCAGACGCAGCGCTTCTCAATCCATTTTGCTATTACAGCGCAAAGCAGAAGAATGGGGTTTGCAGTCATGCAGATTACCGCCTTGGGTATCGCGTTAATGGCGCTCTTAATGATCTTGCTCTTACGACAGGATCTACTGAGTGCTTGGCAGGGCAATATTCCTCCCGATGCACCCAATCGATTTATGATTAATGTGCAAGACGAACAGAAATCCGCAATTACTCAATCACTGGTGGCGGCTGGTATTAGTAAGCCTGATTTCTACCCCATGGTGCGCGGCCGTCTCATCGCCATTAATAAACGCGAAGTTTCTTCTGCAGACTTTAAAGAAGACAATGCAAAGCGGCTGGTAGATCGGGAGTTCAATTTATCCTATACCGAGCAATTACCTCCTGGTAATCGTATTACTGCGGGGCAGTGGATCTCTGGAGATAGTCCACAGATTTCGATGGAAACGGGTATTGCAAAGACCCTCAATCTCAAGATGGGTGATCAGCTCACTTTTGAAGTGGCTGGGGAACAAATCACCGCACCCATTACCTCATTACGCAAATTGGACTGGAGTTCTATGCGCGTGAATTTCTTCGTTATCATGCCGCCTGCTCAACTAAATGCTTTGCCACAGTCATGGATCACATCTTACTATCAGACCCCCGATCAAGCAGTATTGGATTTTCAGATAAGCCAATCTTTTCCGAATCTAACGGTAGTTGATGTTTCTACATCCCTGCGTCAAATTCAGGATGTGCTCAATAAACTCTCTGCCGCTTTGGGTTTACTGTTTAGCTTTACGATTGCAGCAGCAGTCCTGGTTTTAATTTCCGCAATGGCTGCTACTCAAGATGACCGCTATCGAAATGCCGCTGTATTAAAAGCGATAGGAGCCTCACGTCAAACCTTAGCAAGCATCGCTTGTTTTGAATTGCTCGTCATTGGTATTACCGCTGGTGCCTTAGCCGGATTATTCTCTGGAATTGCCGCTTGGGCTTTGGGGCACTTTGTACTAGAAATTGAATTTCATGCTTTTTTTCAAGCCCTTGCGCTGGGCATTACCTTTGGGGTGCTTGCTTGTTTATTGGCAGGGTATCGCTTCGGACAAAAGATTCAGGCTGCTACTGCGATGGAGTGCCTACGAGAGGGTTACTAG
- a CDS encoding ABC transporter ATP-binding protein: MDAPNNSTYAIEVQNLTVGYGSNILMKDLNFSVNNGEIFVILGGSGCGKSSLLKNLFGLYQPLSGDVLIEGQNITKAQGAARQKIMTSFGVMYQQGALFGSMNLLDNVTLFMQEYTNLTQTQMDLLARCKLDLVGLLPYESYMPSEISGGMQKRAAIARAMALDPKILFLDEPSAGLDPITSADLDSTIQDLSKNLGITFVIVSHELASIYAIADKVIMLDKGAKGIIAEGDPKVLRDTSTDPRVHQFFNRIMSKDVA; encoded by the coding sequence ATGGACGCGCCAAATAATTCCACCTACGCCATTGAAGTCCAAAACCTTACTGTGGGTTATGGTTCAAATATTTTGATGAAGGATCTCAATTTCTCAGTGAATAACGGAGAAATCTTTGTGATCTTGGGTGGCTCAGGTTGCGGTAAATCAAGCTTATTAAAGAACCTCTTTGGCCTCTATCAGCCCCTGTCTGGTGATGTCTTGATCGAAGGTCAAAACATCACTAAAGCCCAAGGTGCTGCACGTCAGAAGATCATGACCAGTTTTGGTGTGATGTATCAACAAGGCGCATTGTTTGGCTCCATGAATCTTTTGGATAATGTGACACTCTTTATGCAGGAGTACACCAATTTAACCCAAACCCAAATGGATTTATTGGCACGTTGCAAGTTGGATCTCGTAGGGTTGCTACCTTATGAATCCTACATGCCGAGCGAGATTAGTGGCGGTATGCAAAAGCGGGCTGCAATTGCTCGGGCAATGGCATTAGATCCCAAAATCCTCTTTCTGGATGAACCGTCTGCAGGCTTAGATCCTATTACCTCCGCTGATCTCGATAGCACTATCCAGGACCTATCTAAAAATTTAGGCATTACTTTTGTGATCGTGTCGCATGAGCTTGCCAGTATTTACGCGATTGCTGACAAAGTCATTATGTTGGACAAGGGTGCTAAAGGCATTATTGCCGAAGGCGATCCTAAGGTATTACGGGATACCAGTACGGATCCTAGGGTGCATCAATTCTTTAATCGCATTATGAGCAAGGACGTAGCATGA
- a CDS encoding membrane integrity-associated transporter subunit PqiC, with protein MIKYLFWGILSAGLMACSLPTRAPVTPTSWMVMPERTGAPLTARTPFWLKIGTVSVAPPFDGKSLVYRLGDQRYEKDFYNVYSAIPSEMIGNAERQWLNKANIFSAAVGQGNAFFPFYSLQVTVNDFYGDYRVKPEAVVSMEFFLTVEYGGKNNPLIGANSYTKRIALKDNTPEALVLGQQQALAEILKEYETQLYKYAGNLPPPLGQAPAK; from the coding sequence ATGATTAAATATTTATTCTGGGGCATCCTTTCTGCAGGCTTGATGGCATGCTCATTGCCAACCCGCGCTCCGGTGACCCCAACTAGCTGGATGGTGATGCCCGAGCGCACCGGAGCACCTTTAACAGCACGTACCCCATTCTGGTTAAAAATTGGCACTGTCAGTGTTGCACCTCCATTTGATGGAAAGTCTTTGGTGTATCGCTTAGGTGATCAACGTTATGAAAAAGATTTCTATAACGTGTATTCAGCGATCCCATCAGAGATGATTGGCAACGCCGAGAGACAGTGGCTCAACAAAGCCAATATTTTTTCAGCAGCGGTTGGACAAGGCAATGCCTTCTTTCCTTTCTACAGCTTGCAGGTCACTGTCAATGATTTCTATGGCGACTATCGCGTTAAGCCCGAGGCTGTTGTGAGTATGGAATTTTTCTTAACCGTTGAATATGGCGGTAAAAATAATCCCTTGATCGGTGCTAATAGCTATACCAAGCGTATTGCTCTCAAAGACAATACCCCTGAAGCATTGGTATTGGGTCAACAACAAGCCTTGGCTGAGATCTTGAAAGAGTATGAGACCCAGCTGTATAAATATGCTGGTAATTTACCGCCGCCTTTAGGTCAGGCACCTGCAAAGTAA